A DNA window from Hoplias malabaricus isolate fHopMal1 chromosome 5, fHopMal1.hap1, whole genome shotgun sequence contains the following coding sequences:
- the LOC136697294 gene encoding uncharacterized protein has protein sequence MRSRLEKVAREREVWVSFFGLLSPDPDPDKRNVRLSTELEQLGRRIQRLLEKQTELQREKTRLEAARDASYAAVGTPASPSRRLPGTAIFTPAPSWERQRGHGKLRSSPPLPQPVFTSTNRFEVLSSWPSPAPEPASRAKQGGVLIIGDSIVRHLRVSGTKSNATVSCLPGARVLDVARRLPSALWQREDLGTVILHMGTNDTSARRSEVLKEHYRSLLDTARKKTDARIIVSGPLPTYRRGCEVYSRLFTLHSWLRVWCGSVGMDYVDHWECFRERPALYRRDGLHPSRLGSAVLSGNIEDVLRQA, from the exons atgagatcgcgg CTGGAAAAAGTggctagggagagggaggtctgggtttcctTTTTCGGACTGCTTTCCcccgacccggacccggataagcgtaATGTAAG gctcagcacggaGCTCGAGCAGTTGGGCCGCCGAAttcagcgtctcctggagaagcagacggagctccagcgggagaagacgaggcTCGAGGCCGCCCGCGATGCCTCCTACGCGGCCGTTGGCACGCCAGCTTCTCCGTCGCGGCGGCTCCCCGGGACGGCCATCTTCACTCCAGCCCCGAGCTGGGAGCGTCAGCGTGGGCATGGGAAGCTGAGGTCGTCTCCCCCTctaccgcagccagtcttcacctctactaaccggtttgaggtgctcagctcctggccctcACCTGCACCGGAACCGGCATCGAGAGCTAAACAGGGTGGTGTTCTTATCATCGGCGACTCTATAGTCAGACATTTAAGAGTCTCAGGCACAAAGAGTAACGCTACTGTGTCCTGTCTTCCAGGTGCTCGTGTCCTGGATGTTGCCAGGCGACTTCCCTCGGCGCTGTGGCAACGTGAGGACCTCGGCACCGTCATTCTCCACATGGGGACGAACGACACTTCCGCtcgccgcagcgaggtcctgaaggagcactaccgttcgcttctggataccgctcggaagaagacggacgCCAGGATCATCGTCTCCGGCCCCCTACCCACCTACAGACGAGGATGTGAGGTGTACAGCAGGCTCTTCacactccactcctggctccgggTTTGGTGTGGCTCTGTCGGCATGGACTACGTCGACCACTGGGAGTGTTTTCGGGAACGTCCTGCCCTCTACCGCCGGGATGGGCTTCACCCTAGTCgtctaggttctgcagttctctctgggaacatcgaggatgttcttcgccaggcttga